The Pelodiscus sinensis isolate JC-2024 chromosome 30, ASM4963464v1, whole genome shotgun sequence genome has a window encoding:
- the LOC142821218 gene encoding angiogenin-2-like — protein sequence MALRVAPLLLTAALLAGASASEEQYKRFLLQHYDPRPSGHNDRYCTDRMRRMLQADWKQNPRPGGKVCKDTNTFIHANSDAIRAVCTPQGGKDHVTQGQRMRQSLRQFQVTTCKFKGGKPLDRCQYRATHSTRTIVIRCDGENRPVHFHENWI from the coding sequence atggcgctgAGAGTCGCCCCCCTGCTGCTGACGGCGGCGCTGCTGGCAGGAGCCTCTGCCAGCGAAGAGCAGTACAAGCGCTTCCTGCTGCAGCACTACGACCCCCGCCCCTCGGGCCATAACGACCGTTACTGCACCGACCGCATGCGCCGCATGCTGCAGGCCGACTGGAAACAGAACCCGAGACCGGGCGGCAAAGTCTGCAAGGACACGAACACCTTCATCCACGCCAACAGCGACGCCATCAGAGCCGTGTGCACCCCCCAGGGGGGCAAGGACCACGTCACCCaggggcagcgcatgcgccagaGCCTGCGGCAATTCCAGGTCACCACCTGCAAGTTCAAAGGGGGCAAACCCCTCGACAGGTGCCAGTACCGGGCCACCCACAGCACCCGCACCATCGTCATTCGCTGCGACGGGGAGAACCGCCCCGTGCACTTCCACGAGAACTGGATCTGA